One Alnus glutinosa chromosome 3, dhAlnGlut1.1, whole genome shotgun sequence genomic region harbors:
- the LOC133864768 gene encoding transcription factor bHLH68-like, with protein sequence MMAQNPNRWSMHPPSLFPQYALPLNPLPDDQEHPQSWSQLLLGGLSAGDEDKFLMNNFQPKRLENWEDHQILNNPSPRVPVIDAIKQEVSQNSNLYSHGDEDFQAPRSAWSQMMPVSSPSSCVTSFRNNNNNNNLFDFSYNKVDGRNIEHPDQSSDQVSSTASGGVPKKAKLLSSSSQPPLKVRKEKLGDRITALHQMVSPFGKTDTASVLLEAFGYIRFLVGQIEALSSPYLGNESKNTRNQQSVQGERSCAFPEDSGQLLNETCLKRKGASNQDPQEKPKDLASRGLCLVPVSCTQHVGNDSGPDYWAPAYGTSGF encoded by the exons ATGATGGCTCAAAACCCTAACCGGTGGAGCATGCATCCACCATCTCTCTTTCCTCAATATGCGCTTCCTTTGAACCCTTTGCCAGATGACCAAGAGCATCCACAGTCATGGAGCCAACTACTACT AGGAGGATTGTCGGCAGGCGACGAAGATAAGTTTCTTATGAATAATTTTCAACCTAAAAGGTTAGAGAATTGGGAGGATCaccaaatcttaaataatccaTCTCCAAGGGTTCCCGTTATTGATGCAATAAAGCAAGAAGTTTCCCAAAACAGCAATTTGTACAGTCACGGAGATGAAGATTTTCAGGCACCTAGATCTGCTTGGTCCCAAATGATGCCAGTTTCTTCCCCTAGCTCTTGTGTTACCAGTTTcaggaataataataataataataatttattcgACTTCTCTTATAACAAGGTGGATGGAAGGAATATTGAACATCCAGATCAGTCATCTGATCAG GTTAGTAGCACAGCCAGTGGTGGGGTACCTAAGAAGGCTAAGCTTCTGTCCTCTTCAAGCCAACCACCTCTAAAG GTCAGAAAGGAGAAGCTAGGTGATAGAATAACAGCCCTTCACCAGATGGTTTCCCCATTTGGAAAG ACTGACACTGCTTCTGTCTTGCTAGAAGCCTTTGGGTATATCAGATTCCTTGTGGGTCAAATTGAG GCCCTCAGCTCCCCTTACCTGGGTAACGAATCAAAAAACACAAGGAACCAGCAGTCT GTTCAAGGAGAAAGAAGCTGTGCATTTCCTGAAGACTCCGGACAG CTGTTGAATGAGACCTGCCTGAAAAGGAAGGGAGCTTCTAACCAg GATCCCCAAGAAAAACCAAAGGACCTAGCGAGTAGAGGGTTGTGCTTGGTTCCTGTGTCTTGCACTCAGCATGTAGGAAATGACAGTGGACCTGACTATTGGGCTCCGGCTTACGGGACTAGTGGGTTTTGA